The Xenopus tropicalis strain Nigerian chromosome 1, UCB_Xtro_10.0, whole genome shotgun sequence DNA segment actttttttactctGATTTACCCAAGTTTTATCGCCACCATAAATGTCAAATATATGGCAGTCTGGTGTGTGTAGATCAGTCTGCATGCTTtgtataactcactgatacaCTATTGTACTATGTACAGGTATATCAGATTCAAAACTAACATGGCAAGGCACATTTACTATTGCTTGAGCCTCTGGGCTGAGTTTCTTTCCAATTAGCAGggtttgaaaaaaattaaaaaacatgccACCTAAAACTTGTCTTAAGAAAGAAACTCACTTGCCACTTTATAAGTAATATTTTAAATATGGTACTCAGTAGTTATTGGATCACACCACACGTTTAGcaaatgtgtttaattttttaattcatgGTTTATATGGTGTATTtttccactttaaaggagaaggaaaggctaagtcacttgggggtgctaaaatgttaagcacccccaagtgactttaatcgcttatcttgtaccccgggctggtgcccctgttaggagaaaacagcaccagcccggggcacctggagcgagcgcttcctccttcctgcttcatttcgctgcgactaacacaataggcgcatgcgcagtagagtgaaaagccgacctctctgtttggcttttcactctactgcgcatgcgcacgctcgcaaagcaggaaggaggaagcgctgcagctacaccgggctggtgctgttctctctgaacaggagcaccaggccggggtaaaaggtaagcgattcaagtcactcgggggcaaccccaagtgactttgcctttccttctcctttaagtaagagCCAACTGTGTGAGGGTCATGATCAATTATTTCTTCTCCCATATTCAGGCACAAACGTATTCATTTAGCcgtgtaataaatataaatgtgataAGATCAGATAAAGTTGATACTGCCTAGTGTCCTATGAAATCCTACGATCCCATTCAGCAGGACATAACTATTGTCATTTTCACCAGAAAGGAAATAGAAACAGTCCCAAAAAGAAGAATTTGTacataaatgcacaaaaaaagtgGCAATACAATACAAACTGCCCCAAAGACACAGGTGTACATAATATTTCGCAGTGTTTTTAGGTATAAATGAACATTTGATTAtgacaattatatataaaatatatttaaaattattggACATAAGAAAATGTATTCTGCCACATATAAAAGTAAAAGTCATGATGAGTAAAATACAAATTCAatgcatttgaggttttttttacagttttattcaaTCATGTTtcttagatttacatttttaacacattttttaaataagtagACATTATTGTAATTGAAGGACAACTCTTAAGTCACaaattcgaattttgataaataagccttcccaCACTCAAAATGTGCGCTAAGCTGATAAAATGATTCTGGTTTACCTATTTTAGAAAGCGATGGAAAGTATAATCAAGTGTCTGAAGACCTCAGAAAGAAAATCGAATATTTGAAGCTGAAAGTTTCCAATCAAGTAGAGAGAATAAAAGCACTTCAGAAAAACATCAGAGATCAGGTGGTGGAAATGAAACGTCTTGAGGTAACCAATaaaatttatctatctattaatctatctatctataatcacatctatctatctatctatcatctgtttatctatctcctatctatctatctatctatctatctatctatctatctatctatctatcatctatctatctatctatcatctatatatctatctatcacctatctatctatctatctatctatctatctatctatctatcatctgtttatctatctcctatctatctatatatctatctatcacctatctatctatctatctatctatctatctatctatctatctatctatcatctgtttatctatctcctatctatctatatatctatctatcacctatctatctatctatctatctatctatctatctatctatctatctatcatctgtttatctatctcctatctatctatctatctatctatcatctgtttatctatctcctatcatctatctatctatctatctatctatctatctatctatctatctatcatctatatatctatctatcacctatctatctatctatctatctatctatctatctatctatctatctatctatcatctgtttatctatctcctatctatctatctatctatctatctcttatctatctatctatctatctatctatctatctatctcctatctatctatatacacacacatatatataaataatatacttttttctgttttaatgtgtttttaggTGGATATTGATATAAAAATCCGTGCTTGCAAAGGATCTTGTGCAAAGAACACTGACTACAAAGTGGACCATGACAGCTACAACAACATACAGAAACTACTTTTGCAAGCTGAAACCACTGACTTAAATAGCCAAATGAATGCCATACGAGTGCTTAAAATGAGGCCTATTAAGGACTCTCCTGTAGACTCTCGTTATAGAACACTGGCACTTGGCAAAGACCAAGAAGCAGAGTTCCCAATTTTCAAAGACATTAATCAATATGCATTTGTTTTAGAAGGGACAAAAGACGAGGTAAAAGGCTCATCTATGGGAACCTCATCTGTTGTATTTCCTTCCGGCAGTGGGAAAGATGTAGTATTTCAAGGTTCTAAAATTTATGGCGATGACAAAAGTACACAGTCAGGGACAGTGACAGGGGGAGATCAGTCAACCAAAGTCATCACAGAAAGAACAGTTTCATGCACTAAGACAGTTAAGAGGAGGGTAGTATCCACACCAGAGGGCCCTAAAGAAGAAATCACTGAAACATATAGTGGTGGTCCGGAGTGTGAAAAATTAGGAAAATTAAGCACAGATGACACTTTTCAAGGAGGGTCTGATGGAACTCGTGTTATCCACATTTCTGGAGGTAGTTCTTTAGGGGATATCAGTAAGATTCCTTCCTTTGAAGAGTTTTTAAGTTcatctgggaaaaaaacacaaaccagCCAAACCAGTAGCAGTAGCAGTAGTAGTTCTAAGGTAACTCATGATGTTTTCACTGATTTGGGAGAAGATGAATTTGATGACTTTAGCCATACAGGACTTGATTCACCCAGCTTTACACCCCTCCAAAAAGAAGGCTCGTCAACCATTACAAAGACTGTGGtctccagcagcagcagcagcaggggaaGCAGTAAAGATGGCACTCAGTTTGATATTAAATCTATGAAGAGTGGGCCAGTGTTTACCGACTTTGGCCCTATCCAGCACGATAATAGTGAAGAGGATAGGCCTGATTTCCAGGCCCGCACTGTGAGAAAAGAAATGAAGTTGGTTGGAGATTACACTGGGAAAGGTAAATGAAAGTAAAAGGACAGTGTGAGGTTCCACTTTTAAACcaggaaaaaaatacacataataAA contains these protein-coding regions:
- the fga gene encoding fibrinogen alpha chain — encoded protein: MIQRVALITLLLCFAGSVWSEEEGGIEAQGGSIRGPRIMEAKAESDCKQDKNWPICSDEDWGPKCPSGCRLQGLVDKTDKDFAKRVETIKQKLKDGESSHKSIDLKTKQTYQFLKDNLVQAQQSDGKYNQVSEDLRKKIEYLKLKVSNQVERIKALQKNIRDQVVEMKRLEVDIDIKIRACKGSCAKNTDYKVDHDSYNNIQKLLLQAETTDLNSQMNAIRVLKMRPIKDSPVDSRYRTLALGKDQEAEFPIFKDINQYAFVLEGTKDEVKGSSMGTSSVVFPSGSGKDVVFQGSKIYGDDKSTQSGTVTGGDQSTKVITERTVSCTKTVKRRVVSTPEGPKEEITETYSGGPECEKLGKLSTDDTFQGGSDGTRVIHISGGSSLGDISKIPSFEEFLSSSGKKTQTSQTSSSSSSSSKVTHDVFTDLGEDEFDDFSHTGLDSPSFTPLQKEGSSTITKTVVSSSSSSRGSSKDGTQFDIKSMKSGPVFTDFGPIQHDNSEEDRPDFQARTVRKEMKLVGDYTGKDCDDIRQKHSSGAKSGIFKIRPEGSTKVLSVYCDQDTQLGGWILIQQRQDGSVNFNRTWQDYKNGFGSVDAGGKGEVWLGNENIHLLTQKDTILRIELEDWSGEKVYAEYNIQLGSEAEGFTLKVSQYEGTAGDALIEGSKEDGEYTSHINMKFSTYDRDSDKWEENCAEMYGGGWWYNNCQASNLNGIYYIGGQYDPRNNFPYEIENGVVWVPFKAADYSLKTVRMKMRPVETSG